A single genomic interval of Ignavibacteria bacterium harbors:
- a CDS encoding translocation/assembly module TamB domain-containing protein — translation MSSDIKNIVGTEKLIKSNQEKISKPKKKRKLFRKLFLILFLLFIALIIFVQTSFFKNWLLQYGVDEINKILSEKESRLSIERIEGSILKDFKLYNISLTVRKDTMFKLDLLDIEFSLSGLANKEIKIKSLVLEKPEINFTKVLDKNDSLVWNIGYLLESEKKEEDTTKSEFDWKIYADNFEIKNGSLRSLDAKDSSIPIRDAVMRKIDALTSDSLDVSSLNIRLNAQYLPDDKNINVENISFKTNSNFNLIGLSFNASLDKDDLAKVENLSLVTEKSNIKIKVASIENLNPLKNKVDYFEFQKKNFVVDIITDKFDFDDLTYFLPDINFMNGSVFLNLKADGNYADFKMDELLVTLPYGTTLDINGRVKNLHEPSRLYFDVDCRNAVLNPKDEEEITPGLPIPDYSHLGIVRASFKFTGEPLKFNAEAIVSSTAGDAEVKGFLDITQNELVYDAEATTKNIDIGRIIKDESLRSNITGDFIVSGRGVDYKTMVNKISYNIKNTVLFDQRIESSSGTIDANSGNIDLNVDYKSNSGYAKIDGNIIVRDIDNLAYNLKGNVNNLDISTFVKGSENRSDLNFTFDVQGNGTDIDNLTGKLNVQMDQSMLSDYMLPSSPLSIEFSQTDTARIVKVESNLLDLTASGKFRFLDLPGIVTNNIDQLSEQISNNLNMDTLGFFSNPEVSDFRIRSYVHNSYSTDLRYYIKIKSLLPLNLILQDSSLVFKCDIRGRLLNDDNTMVFSVAGRFEDFMYGDTTLLFKKSVVRVFLKNDYQTNLPFSYLADVNFRASDMSAGNINFDTIGVDLNTSSYLPTLSAYVKIDSSKSFYTQGAGIFLKSIAGIQFDTMSIQFDSYKLHNAEPIMAKYVIDDTGISKNHFDISSFKLTDGNQRLNISGIYSLNGFSNISLSADRISIAKLQKHFNPNIEKNDLLNGNVRRVKIDYKGSFENPELNFEANTDFLSSQKIKLGRMDALVNYKNNLLKPQVAFYNPNNAGSLLIDGSLPYDNPLIASKNEVDRSSILLNPVDIKIASKDFQIKILEQFVPVISSLKGRMNGEIDINGIVKTPQLSGNLNVKNGSFIFDMTGVNYDFDAFLSTEKQRLNFSDFKITHKTAKNKIMNLGGYIDFSNLTLNDMELRIRGEGKLLDESVTQNVMGVYGNLFGKTSNDLVLKGNADNLYMTGNIDITEGRISIIPQYKVAYNIYDDNFIYRVKVDSSILRSDTLFLAKYSDSLSMFEKSKLDPFDSYFKLINDTLEKKTQASNFKYFIKLNTLKDIYCRLLIEEKSGQEFTGNVSASITFDNLETPSFSTRGRVNIGENSFYKFYKSFLAEGYVLFTGDVVNPELYIKGLYATKTTDPNNNNASREVEIKLDVNGNAMSPKLKWEVLSNGSTYGGSDPTDDAISFIVFGRFKDELNADQRLSMFSSVGANVGTSFASNYVSDIINTYLPFIVKTDITYNDAKKGTFADNTDIRFTAQFGGATIILGGQILRDLSNTNFLIEYPLNNILGINNISQNLIIQLERYFDPFSQNNVLSNDSRTGGSLFYRIKF, via the coding sequence TTGTCTTCAGATATTAAAAATATTGTCGGAACTGAAAAGCTAATTAAAAGTAATCAGGAGAAGATTTCTAAGCCCAAGAAGAAAAGAAAACTATTCCGCAAGTTGTTTCTGATTCTGTTCCTGCTTTTTATTGCTTTAATTATTTTTGTTCAAACATCATTCTTCAAAAATTGGCTGCTTCAATATGGTGTCGATGAGATAAACAAAATACTTTCAGAAAAGGAATCAAGATTAAGTATTGAAAGAATTGAAGGATCAATATTAAAGGATTTCAAGCTTTATAACATTTCCCTTACTGTCAGGAAAGATACGATGTTCAAACTTGATTTACTCGATATTGAATTCAGTCTATCAGGACTTGCGAATAAAGAGATCAAAATCAAATCACTGGTTCTTGAAAAACCTGAGATTAATTTCACAAAGGTTCTTGATAAGAATGACAGCCTTGTCTGGAACATCGGATATCTGCTAGAATCAGAAAAGAAGGAAGAAGATACAACAAAAAGCGAATTTGATTGGAAAATATATGCTGACAATTTTGAAATTAAGAACGGTTCCTTAAGATCGCTGGATGCAAAGGATTCAAGCATACCGATAAGAGATGCAGTAATGAGAAAAATAGATGCACTGACTTCAGACAGCCTTGATGTTTCATCTTTGAACATTAGACTTAATGCACAATACCTTCCCGACGATAAGAATATTAATGTTGAAAATATTTCTTTTAAAACAAATTCTAATTTTAACTTAATCGGTTTATCATTCAATGCTTCTCTGGACAAAGACGACCTTGCTAAAGTTGAAAATCTTAGCTTGGTTACAGAGAAATCCAACATAAAAATTAAGGTTGCTTCCATTGAAAATCTTAATCCACTCAAGAATAAGGTAGACTACTTTGAATTTCAAAAGAAAAACTTTGTGGTTGATATCATTACGGATAAATTTGATTTTGATGATCTCACTTATTTTCTACCGGATATAAATTTTATGAATGGATCAGTATTCCTTAACCTGAAGGCAGACGGTAACTACGCAGATTTTAAGATGGATGAATTATTAGTTACTCTGCCCTATGGTACTACTTTAGATATAAACGGAAGGGTTAAAAATCTGCATGAGCCTTCAAGACTATATTTTGATGTTGATTGCAGGAATGCCGTTCTGAATCCAAAAGATGAAGAGGAAATAACCCCGGGTTTGCCGATACCTGATTACAGTCATCTGGGTATTGTAAGGGCAAGTTTTAAGTTTACAGGTGAACCATTGAAGTTTAATGCTGAAGCTATTGTGAGTTCAACAGCAGGCGATGCAGAAGTCAAAGGATTTCTCGATATTACTCAGAATGAACTTGTATACGATGCTGAAGCTACAACAAAAAATATTGATATTGGGAGAATAATCAAAGATGAAAGTTTGAGAAGTAATATTACGGGAGATTTTATTGTATCCGGCAGAGGAGTTGATTACAAGACCATGGTTAACAAAATATCCTATAATATTAAGAATACGGTTTTGTTTGATCAAAGGATTGAATCGTCAAGTGGTACAATAGATGCAAATTCAGGTAATATAGATCTGAATGTTGATTACAAATCTAATTCTGGTTATGCAAAAATTGACGGCAATATTATTGTAAGAGACATCGATAATCTTGCTTATAACCTTAAAGGTAATGTTAATAATTTAGATATTTCAACGTTTGTTAAGGGATCTGAAAATAGAAGTGATTTAAACTTTACATTCGATGTGCAGGGTAATGGAACAGATATTGATAATCTGACAGGCAAACTGAATGTGCAGATGGATCAATCCATGTTATCAGATTATATGTTACCCTCAAGTCCGTTGTCAATAGAATTTTCGCAGACAGATACAGCAAGAATTGTTAAAGTTGAATCTAACCTGCTTGATCTGACAGCGTCAGGTAAGTTTAGATTTTTAGATTTACCGGGGATAGTTACAAACAATATTGATCAATTATCAGAACAGATTTCCAATAATCTAAATATGGACACGCTCGGATTTTTCTCTAATCCAGAGGTATCTGACTTCAGGATCAGGTCTTATGTACATAATTCCTATTCAACCGACTTAAGATATTATATTAAAATAAAAAGTCTCCTTCCGCTAAACTTAATCCTTCAAGACAGCAGTCTGGTTTTTAAGTGTGACATAAGGGGCAGGCTGCTTAATGACGACAATACGATGGTGTTTTCTGTCGCTGGACGGTTTGAAGATTTTATGTACGGAGATACGACTCTTCTATTCAAAAAAAGTGTTGTAAGAGTTTTTCTGAAAAACGATTATCAGACCAACTTACCATTTTCTTATCTTGCTGATGTAAACTTCCGGGCATCCGATATGTCAGCAGGTAATATTAATTTTGACACGATAGGTGTAGATTTAAACACCTCCTCATATCTTCCAACCTTGTCTGCTTATGTAAAAATTGACTCATCAAAAAGTTTTTATACTCAGGGTGCAGGAATTTTCCTGAAAAGTATAGCCGGAATTCAGTTTGATACTATGAGCATTCAGTTCGATTCGTACAAACTTCACAACGCAGAGCCTATTATGGCAAAATATGTTATTGATGATACAGGAATCTCAAAAAATCATTTTGATATATCCAGTTTTAAACTTACTGATGGAAACCAAAGATTAAACATTTCAGGAATATACTCACTAAACGGTTTCAGTAATATTTCATTATCTGCAGATCGAATAAGCATTGCAAAACTTCAAAAACACTTCAATCCGAATATTGAAAAAAATGACCTGTTAAACGGTAACGTCAGAAGGGTAAAAATTGATTATAAAGGTTCTTTTGAAAATCCGGAACTTAATTTCGAAGCCAATACTGATTTTCTCAGTTCGCAAAAAATCAAGCTTGGAAGAATGGATGCTTTGGTTAATTACAAAAATAATTTATTAAAACCTCAAGTTGCTTTTTACAATCCTAATAATGCAGGTTCGTTGTTAATTGACGGTAGTTTACCTTATGATAATCCGCTTATCGCAAGTAAAAATGAAGTAGACAGAAGTAGTATATTATTAAATCCGGTTGATATAAAAATAGCCAGCAAAGATTTCCAAATAAAGATTCTGGAACAGTTTGTACCGGTGATATCAAGTCTGAAAGGAAGAATGAACGGTGAAATAGATATCAATGGAATTGTTAAAACACCTCAGCTTTCCGGTAATCTTAATGTTAAGAACGGTTCATTTATATTTGATATGACCGGAGTAAATTATGATTTCGACGCATTCCTCTCGACTGAGAAACAAAGACTGAATTTTTCTGATTTTAAGATAACGCATAAAACAGCGAAAAATAAAATTATGAATTTGGGAGGGTATATTGATTTTTCGAATCTGACATTAAATGACATGGAGCTTCGCATAAGAGGAGAAGGTAAATTGCTTGATGAATCAGTTACGCAAAATGTTATGGGTGTATATGGGAATCTATTCGGGAAAACCTCAAACGATTTAGTGTTAAAGGGAAATGCTGATAATTTATACATGACAGGTAACATCGATATAACTGAAGGTAGAATTTCAATAATTCCTCAGTATAAGGTTGCTTATAATATTTATGATGATAACTTTATATATAGGGTCAAAGTCGATTCTTCTATACTAAGAAGCGATACGCTTTTTCTTGCTAAGTATAGTGATAGCCTTTCAATGTTTGAGAAATCAAAACTTGATCCCTTTGACTCTTATTTTAAGTTAATTAACGACACATTGGAAAAGAAAACCCAAGCAAGTAATTTTAAATACTTTATCAAATTAAATACGCTCAAAGATATTTACTGCAGACTTCTTATAGAAGAAAAGTCAGGTCAGGAATTTACAGGAAACGTGTCTGCAAGTATAACTTTTGATAACCTTGAGACCCCTTCATTCTCAACAAGAGGAAGGGTTAATATTGGTGAAAATTCATTCTATAAATTTTATAAAAGTTTTTTAGCTGAAGGGTATGTGCTTTTTACTGGTGATGTTGTTAATCCCGAGTTATACATAAAGGGACTGTATGCCACGAAAACAACTGATCCTAACAATAATAACGCATCAAGAGAAGTTGAAATTAAACTTGATGTTAATGGAAACGCAATGAGTCCCAAATTAAAATGGGAGGTGTTATCAAACGGAAGTACATATGGAGGCAGTGATCCTACTGACGATGCCATAAGCTTTATTGTTTTTGGAAGATTCAAAGATGAACTTAATGCTGACCAGCGTTTATCAATGTTTTCAAGTGTTGGTGCAAATGTGGGAACAAGTTTCGCTTCAAACTATGTATCGGATATTATTAATACATATCTTCCATTTATTGTGAAGACAGATATTACGTATAATGACGCAAAGAAAGGTACTTTTGCCGATAATACAGATATTAGGTTTACAGCACAATTTGGAGGAGCGACTATAATATTAGGAGGACAGATCCTTAGGGATTTATCGAATACAAACTTTCTTATAGAATATCCGCTAAATAACATACTGGGTATTAATAATATATCTCAGAATTTGATAATACAACTTGAAAGGTATTTTGACCCGTTTTCTCAGAACAATGTACTTTCAAATGACAGCAGGACGGGCGGTTCTTTGTTTTACAGAATAAAATTTTAA
- a CDS encoding NAD(P)H-dependent oxidoreductase subunit E encodes MSLFNEEELKKVEEIKSRYPSSQAALLPVLWMVQEKEGWISEDSMIYVGDLLKVSYEHILGVVTFYTMFNKQPRGKYHLQICTNVSCMLRGGYDLFKLASEKLGIKNNETTEDKLFTIEEVECLGSCGTAPMIQVNNKEYYENLTVESFDKLIDDFKKSH; translated from the coding sequence ATGTCATTATTTAACGAAGAAGAATTAAAGAAAGTAGAAGAGATTAAATCCCGTTACCCGTCTTCACAGGCGGCTTTACTGCCTGTGCTCTGGATGGTACAGGAAAAAGAAGGTTGGATATCAGAAGATTCAATGATATATGTCGGCGATTTGCTTAAAGTATCTTATGAGCATATTCTCGGCGTAGTTACTTTCTATACAATGTTTAATAAACAACCCCGCGGAAAATACCATTTGCAGATATGCACTAACGTTTCATGTATGCTTAGAGGAGGATATGATTTATTTAAACTCGCATCCGAAAAACTTGGTATAAAGAATAATGAAACTACAGAAGACAAGTTGTTCACTATTGAGGAGGTTGAGTGTCTCGGAAGCTGCGGTACCGCTCCGATGATTCAGGTTAATAACAAAGAGTACTACGAAAATCTTACTGTTGAAAGTTTCGATAAACTTATAGACGACTTTAAAAAGTCTCATTAA
- the nuoF gene encoding NADH-quinone oxidoreductase subunit NuoF: MKIILKDIPDLHKIDVYEANGGYKAIRKAIKEMAPDEVTNEVKSSNLRGRGGACFPTGLKWTFMPKQTDKDKYLCCNGDESEPGSFKDREIFEKNPHQFIEGTLLACYAMGIKAAYVYIRGEYYKWINLLQDALDDAYKKGYVGKNILGSNFSTDIYIHRGAGAYICGEESALMNSVEGKRGYPRVKPPFPAAYGLWGCPTTINNIETLTNVPEIINNGAAWFTGIGAPKHPGTLLFGVSGHVNKPGVYELPTGTPLMTIINDICGGVTNGKDIKMVIPGGSSMPPLTKEECLSAKMDNESLKEFGSSIGTAGVMVMDEDTDILKVLIRISKFYYHESCGQCTPCREGTGWLLRVLKRIDSGEGRLQDLDLLTSVAENIEGNTICALGDAAAWPVKWTIKKFRSDFEKKVSDNNLVVPVMNKVHSLRME, translated from the coding sequence ATGAAAATAATTCTAAAAGATATTCCTGATTTACATAAGATTGATGTTTATGAAGCAAACGGCGGTTATAAGGCTATCCGCAAAGCTATTAAGGAGATGGCACCTGATGAGGTTACTAATGAAGTCAAAAGCTCAAATCTCCGAGGTCGAGGAGGTGCATGCTTCCCGACAGGTTTGAAATGGACTTTCATGCCAAAGCAAACTGATAAGGATAAGTATCTTTGCTGCAACGGTGATGAATCAGAACCCGGCAGTTTTAAGGATAGAGAAATCTTTGAAAAGAATCCTCATCAGTTTATTGAAGGAACACTGCTTGCATGTTATGCAATGGGAATTAAAGCTGCTTACGTTTATATAAGAGGCGAGTATTATAAATGGATAAACCTACTTCAGGATGCTCTTGATGATGCTTATAAGAAGGGATATGTAGGAAAAAATATTTTAGGAAGTAATTTCTCGACGGATATTTATATACATAGAGGTGCGGGTGCATATATCTGCGGCGAGGAATCTGCTTTAATGAATTCAGTCGAAGGCAAACGGGGATACCCAAGGGTGAAGCCGCCTTTTCCTGCTGCTTACGGCTTGTGGGGTTGCCCTACTACAATTAATAATATCGAAACACTTACAAACGTTCCTGAAATAATTAATAACGGCGCTGCATGGTTTACGGGAATTGGTGCCCCCAAACATCCGGGTACTTTACTTTTTGGTGTCAGCGGACACGTAAACAAACCCGGTGTATACGAATTACCGACAGGCACTCCTTTGATGACGATTATTAATGATATCTGCGGCGGTGTTACAAACGGCAAGGATATAAAAATGGTTATCCCGGGAGGTTCTTCAATGCCCCCTCTCACTAAAGAAGAATGCCTGAGCGCTAAGATGGATAATGAAAGTCTTAAGGAATTTGGTTCTTCAATCGGCACTGCGGGCGTTATGGTTATGGATGAAGATACTGATATACTTAAAGTTTTGATTCGTATATCTAAATTCTACTATCATGAATCCTGCGGACAATGTACACCTTGCCGCGAGGGTACGGGCTGGCTGTTAAGAGTCTTGAAGAGAATTGATTCAGGAGAAGGAAGACTTCAGGATTTGGATTTGCTGACCTCTGTTGCTGAGAACATCGAAGGAAATACTATCTGTGCACTCGGCGATGCCGCAGCATGGCCTGTGAAATGGACTATAAAGAAATTCCGAAGTGATTTTGAGAAAAAAGTTTCTGATAATAATTTAGTCGTCCCTGTAATGAATAAGGTGCATTCCTTACGAATGGAGTAA
- the rnr gene encoding ribonuclease R, whose translation MHKEIIEFLRKNKGTHYKFNHLSGNLHIPNTDRGLLREALSDLVISDDIKKDGKYYFIPAEDNTYLTGDVVISNNESIAVQYRDSSGKILVLDIKLKKGQTVSIGDKVEFRRSYKGKTGNEFARITKVINKDAYYITGFFDPKRSFAKVYPDSKRIRADVIVRKPDFNGAQYGDKVVCEIINVDDIESGVVDLEARVVEVLGKAGDTLVEVKSVMKKYGFTDRFDDIVVEETANVYKEYKEKSEIGSVNSDREDLRELTIFTIDPEDAKDFDDAVSIQKIKDGFIIGVHIADVSYFVKDGSSIDVEAFKRATSVYFPAKVIPMLPEILSNDLCSLKPNVDRYAFTIFIELGKNYDVKNYRLTKSLIKSKRRFTYEEAQEIIEKKKGDFVKELLLLHKVAQALTKKRINEGSIDFDTRELYFEIDSKGLIRSIGVKERLDSMRLIEEFMLMANRCVTQFVSNLEKQIRQPLPFVFRVHDLPDADKLFNLSEFIRQFGYKANLKDKNEIRKLLEMVKGKPEEFIINDLLIRSMAKAVYTNENIGHYGLGFDDYTHFTSPIRRYPDLIVHRLLYLYNNYNSKEEKLKIPQRYQNSLGDTCKHCSVQEQNAVAAEREVKKILQVEFIKDKVGDEFNAIVSGISRFGLFVEIDDFMVEGMVRFRDIPGDYYEYDEKNHCAIGTRKRKMFKAGDRLRVKLIQANTETRKIDFVIV comes from the coding sequence CTGCATAAAGAAATAATTGAATTTTTAAGGAAGAACAAAGGAACTCACTATAAATTTAACCATTTATCAGGAAATCTTCATATACCAAATACTGACAGGGGTTTATTAAGAGAAGCTTTGAGTGATCTCGTAATATCTGATGATATCAAAAAAGATGGAAAATATTATTTCATTCCTGCCGAAGATAATACTTATTTAACGGGTGATGTGGTAATAAGTAATAATGAATCTATTGCAGTTCAATACAGAGATTCTTCGGGCAAGATTCTTGTACTTGATATCAAACTGAAGAAGGGGCAGACTGTCTCGATAGGGGATAAGGTAGAATTCAGGCGTTCATATAAAGGAAAGACGGGGAATGAATTTGCAAGAATTACGAAAGTAATTAACAAGGATGCGTATTATATAACAGGTTTTTTTGACCCCAAGAGAAGCTTTGCTAAAGTTTATCCTGATTCAAAGAGAATTCGTGCTGATGTAATTGTAAGGAAACCTGATTTTAATGGTGCACAATATGGCGATAAGGTTGTTTGTGAAATTATTAATGTGGATGATATTGAAAGCGGTGTAGTTGACCTTGAGGCAAGGGTTGTTGAAGTTCTCGGTAAAGCAGGTGATACGCTTGTTGAGGTAAAGTCTGTTATGAAGAAATATGGTTTTACAGATAGGTTTGATGATATTGTTGTTGAAGAAACTGCTAATGTTTATAAAGAATACAAGGAAAAGTCGGAAATTGGTTCAGTGAATTCCGATCGGGAAGATTTAAGAGAATTAACTATCTTTACTATTGACCCTGAAGATGCAAAAGATTTTGATGATGCTGTTTCAATTCAGAAAATAAAAGATGGATTTATAATTGGAGTTCATATAGCTGATGTATCTTATTTTGTAAAGGATGGTTCTTCTATTGATGTAGAAGCATTTAAACGTGCTACGAGCGTGTATTTCCCTGCAAAAGTAATCCCGATGCTTCCCGAAATTTTATCAAATGATTTATGTTCATTGAAACCTAATGTTGACAGGTATGCTTTCACTATTTTTATTGAGTTGGGAAAAAACTATGATGTTAAAAATTACAGGTTGACAAAAAGTCTTATTAAAAGTAAAAGACGTTTTACTTATGAAGAGGCACAAGAGATAATAGAAAAGAAGAAGGGCGATTTTGTAAAAGAATTACTTTTATTGCATAAAGTTGCTCAAGCATTGACAAAGAAGAGAATTAACGAAGGCTCGATAGATTTCGATACACGTGAATTATATTTCGAGATTGATTCTAAAGGTCTTATAAGAAGTATTGGTGTGAAAGAAAGATTGGATTCGATGCGACTCATTGAAGAGTTTATGCTCATGGCAAACAGATGCGTTACTCAGTTTGTCAGTAATCTTGAAAAGCAAATACGTCAGCCGCTTCCTTTTGTATTCCGAGTTCATGATTTGCCGGATGCTGATAAACTTTTTAATCTATCGGAGTTTATAAGACAATTCGGTTACAAAGCAAACCTCAAAGATAAAAATGAAATCCGTAAACTGCTCGAAATGGTGAAGGGAAAACCAGAAGAATTTATTATTAATGATTTGCTTATACGGTCCATGGCGAAAGCAGTTTACACGAATGAGAATATCGGACATTATGGATTAGGTTTCGATGACTATACACATTTCACATCTCCTATACGCAGATATCCAGACTTAATCGTTCACAGACTTCTTTATCTTTACAATAATTATAATTCAAAAGAGGAGAAACTTAAAATTCCTCAACGATATCAAAATTCACTTGGCGATACCTGCAAGCACTGCTCGGTTCAGGAGCAGAATGCTGTTGCAGCAGAAAGAGAAGTGAAAAAGATTTTGCAGGTTGAATTTATAAAGGATAAAGTAGGGGATGAATTTAATGCTATCGTTTCCGGGATAAGCAGGTTTGGACTTTTCGTAGAAATTGATGATTTTATGGTTGAGGGTATGGTAAGATTCCGTGATATTCCGGGTGATTATTATGAGTATGACGAAAAGAACCACTGTGCCATTGGTACAAGAAAGCGTAAGATGTTTAAAGCAGGCGACCGTTTAAGAGTAAAACTTATACAAGCAAATACTGAGACCCGCAAGATAGATTTTGTAATAGTATAA
- a CDS encoding phospholipase D-like domain-containing protein yields the protein MKIILTFTILVSYFVFSQNCLYSNPIISDIKYSEVEVYSVKISWKTNELADSKVRWMISDSNYQAIEYKDSLYNPVLDTVHSVVLTFLNPYTLYNYNITSTSFSGSTTIPNQMFATQSVNYGRISVFFNKSVDTTVNSGIIAEGNADLRAKLLDRIVTSGYYIDAVTSYFEDAAEITSELIRAHQNGVIIRFIYDGKQNSRWVDSLIANGIRVVKRNYDNINGHCLNANYWVFDARCTCSGQNVYVWTSSASISNKGFYEDKNSAIEINDRTLAYIYTREIDEMWGSYSNYPDTTLSKFGSNKKDNVPHIVNLNGVYAEVYFGPSDSVHSQMKKFFSKSLSTIVFSTYDFNSQSIFDALYNIRIERNIRGIFDKSKLNIPFFNSMKLWADIWQDSTAGNMHHKYMISDPTGNYNTSSVLMGSADWTNESNLFNDENILVIHSPMVANQYYQEFHQRYKEVSGHLVNIHTFSNELPSDFKLYQNYPNPFNAQTVIRFSVNKTTDVKLQLYNVLGQLVKELVNSRFSPGVYQVTINSSLLSSGIYYYILRSEGYSDVKKLVVTK from the coding sequence ATGAAAATTATTCTAACGTTTACTATTCTCGTTAGTTATTTTGTATTTTCTCAAAACTGTTTGTATTCCAATCCGATAATTAGTGATATAAAATATTCGGAGGTCGAAGTCTATTCTGTAAAAATATCATGGAAGACAAATGAGTTGGCTGATTCCAAAGTAAGATGGATGATTAGTGATTCAAATTATCAAGCAATTGAATATAAGGATTCGTTGTACAATCCTGTGTTGGACACCGTCCATTCTGTTGTGTTAACATTTTTAAATCCTTATACTTTATACAATTATAATATTACTTCTACTTCTTTTTCGGGAAGCACAACAATCCCAAATCAGATGTTTGCTACACAGTCTGTTAATTATGGTAGAATCAGCGTATTTTTTAATAAATCAGTTGATACAACTGTTAACTCAGGGATTATTGCGGAGGGTAATGCAGATTTAAGAGCAAAATTATTAGACCGCATTGTTACATCAGGTTATTACATAGATGCCGTAACAAGTTATTTTGAAGATGCTGCTGAAATAACATCAGAATTAATTAGGGCTCATCAAAATGGAGTAATAATTAGGTTTATCTATGACGGAAAACAAAATTCAAGATGGGTTGACTCATTAATTGCAAATGGAATCAGGGTTGTTAAAAGGAATTATGACAATATCAATGGACATTGTCTTAATGCTAACTACTGGGTTTTTGATGCAAGATGTACTTGTTCGGGACAGAATGTATACGTATGGACATCATCCGCATCTATATCAAATAAAGGCTTTTACGAAGATAAAAACTCAGCAATTGAAATAAACGATAGAACTCTTGCTTATATATACACAAGAGAAATTGATGAAATGTGGGGATCGTATTCTAATTATCCGGATACAACACTCTCAAAATTTGGCTCAAACAAAAAGGATAATGTTCCTCATATTGTTAATCTTAATGGAGTGTATGCGGAAGTATATTTCGGACCATCGGATAGCGTTCATTCTCAAATGAAAAAGTTTTTTAGTAAATCATTATCCACCATTGTATTCAGTACTTATGATTTTAATTCTCAGAGTATTTTTGATGCATTGTATAATATCAGAATTGAAAGAAACATCAGAGGTATTTTTGATAAGTCAAAACTTAATATACCATTCTTTAACTCTATGAAATTATGGGCTGATATTTGGCAGGATTCAACGGCAGGTAATATGCATCATAAATATATGATTTCCGACCCGACAGGTAATTACAATACATCATCTGTTTTAATGGGGTCAGCAGACTGGACAAATGAATCAAACCTTTTCAATGACGAAAATATCTTAGTGATACACAGTCCAATGGTTGCTAATCAATATTATCAGGAATTTCATCAAAGGTACAAAGAAGTGAGCGGACATCTTGTAAATATTCATACTTTTTCGAATGAATTACCTTCTGATTTCAAACTTTACCAGAATTATCCAAATCCTTTTAATGCACAAACAGTAATTAGATTTTCTGTGAATAAAACAACAGATGTAAAACTTCAGTTGTATAATGTCCTTGGTCAGTTAGTTAAGGAACTTGTCAATTCAAGATTCAGTCCGGGCGTTTATCAGGTCACTATTAACAGCAGTTTACTTTCAAGCGGAATTTATTATTATATACTGAGGTCTGAAGGATACTCGGATGTTAAAAAACTTGTTGTAACTAAATAA